Proteins encoded within one genomic window of Empedobacter falsenii:
- a CDS encoding Ppx/GppA phosphatase family protein yields the protein MKIRKLGAIDIGSNAMRLLINYVYEEEGRAPIFNKTSIVRMPIRLGHDVFIDGQISETNINRICDAMLSYALMMKVYDIEIYKAYATSAMREAKNGKDVVKKVMKKSGINIEIIDGKTEAELLFNTELGDFIQDEKIYLYVDVGGGSTELTLLKDNKVFTSKSFEVGTVRLLENKVSPNTFNEMKEWIHENIGHDEVELIGSGGNINHVYKYSGVKLGMPLSSIYVKKHYQILQTMTAEQRMQNFNMKPDRADVVVYALEIYNNVLKWSHAKKIHVPKIGLSDGIIRKVYKDLEK from the coding sequence ATGAAGATTAGAAAATTAGGAGCAATAGATATTGGATCTAACGCCATGCGATTGTTGATTAATTATGTTTACGAAGAAGAAGGTCGTGCGCCAATTTTTAATAAAACCAGTATTGTGAGGATGCCAATTCGTTTGGGACACGACGTTTTTATTGATGGACAAATTTCCGAAACAAATATAAATCGTATTTGTGATGCTATGTTGTCTTATGCATTAATGATGAAGGTTTATGATATTGAAATCTATAAAGCTTATGCAACTTCTGCCATGCGCGAAGCAAAAAACGGAAAAGATGTTGTAAAAAAAGTGATGAAAAAATCTGGAATTAACATCGAAATTATTGATGGAAAAACCGAAGCTGAATTACTTTTTAATACGGAATTAGGTGATTTTATACAAGACGAAAAAATCTATTTGTATGTAGATGTTGGTGGTGGTAGTACCGAATTAACGTTATTAAAAGATAATAAGGTTTTTACGTCAAAATCTTTTGAAGTAGGAACTGTACGTTTGTTAGAAAATAAAGTTTCGCCAAATACTTTTAACGAAATGAAAGAATGGATTCATGAAAACATTGGTCATGATGAAGTAGAATTAATTGGTTCTGGTGGAAACATCAACCATGTATACAAATATTCTGGCGTAAAACTAGGAATGCCTTTGAGTAGTATTTATGTGAAAAAACATTATCAAATTTTACAAACAATGACTGCGGAACAGCGTATGCAGAATTTCAATATGAAGCCCGACCGCGCTGATGTGGTGGTTTATGCATTAGAAATTTATAATAATGTACTAAAATGGTCGCATGCAAAGAAAATTCATGTTCCGAAAATTGGACTTTCGGACGGAATTATTCGAAAAGTATATAAAGATTTAGAAAAATAA
- the ppk1 gene encoding polyphosphate kinase 1: MKKYINREISWLSFNARVLQEASDETVPLLERIRFLGIYSNNLDEFYSVRYSTILRSIQFKDVEIVYQNIVPDQTDEELIDEINEIVRQQRVQYDDLHNQLFKELENHNIFVIDDKSIPENYLEFISEYFYNEFIHTVGVFILDDIKKAPPLRDGSFYLAVKMQLKDKVQYALLIVPTHLFSRFIVLPKYDQNTYVMYLEDIIRFHLKDIFKMFDFETIEAHSIKITRDSELDFDNDLEHSLLEKVINSLENRKKGVPVRLVYDAEIAPDTLKFFLKKLRLDEYDSINPGGKYHNKRDLMSFPSFDIPNLTYEKIKPIIQKKPFEYNSYFQAFTENEEMMMAPYHDYSLLLKFLREAAIDPKVTKIKITIYRVAKDSQVMHSLINAAMNGKEVTAVLELRARFDESNNAMWSKKLQEAGVNVIFGVPGLKVHSKIGYIERKPEGMLAQKYVFISTGNFHAGTAKIYTDYTYFTTNPGITKDVEQIFKFFGANYLNLTYNHLLVSPYGTRKKIVKMIKREIKNHQAGLPAEINMKLNSLSDKQIIDLLYKASQKGVKVRLVVRGINCLIPGVKNLSENIECVSVIDKFLEHPRVYWFKNAGDDKVYISSADMMERNLDNRVEVACPIYDHKFKKIVMDTFNLSFEDNVKGRQITAESSLEYKRNNKKPNRSQFTTYEYFKKLNEQENED, encoded by the coding sequence ATGAAAAAATATATAAACCGCGAAATCAGTTGGCTTTCTTTCAATGCGCGCGTGTTGCAAGAAGCTTCTGACGAAACAGTTCCGTTGTTAGAACGAATTCGTTTTTTAGGAATTTATTCAAACAATTTAGATGAATTTTATTCGGTTCGATATTCTACAATTTTGCGCTCGATACAGTTCAAAGATGTAGAAATCGTTTATCAAAATATTGTACCAGATCAAACGGACGAAGAATTGATCGATGAAATCAATGAAATTGTGCGTCAACAGCGCGTTCAGTACGATGATTTGCATAATCAATTATTCAAAGAATTAGAGAATCACAATATTTTTGTGATTGATGATAAATCAATTCCTGAGAATTATTTAGAATTTATTTCCGAATATTTTTACAACGAATTTATCCATACAGTTGGAGTTTTTATTTTAGATGACATCAAAAAAGCGCCACCTTTACGCGATGGATCGTTCTATTTAGCGGTAAAAATGCAATTAAAAGACAAAGTTCAATATGCACTTTTGATTGTTCCAACGCATTTATTTTCGCGTTTTATTGTGCTTCCAAAGTATGATCAAAATACCTATGTCATGTATTTGGAAGATATTATTCGTTTTCATTTGAAAGATATTTTCAAGATGTTTGATTTTGAAACAATTGAAGCGCATTCCATCAAAATTACCCGAGATAGCGAACTTGATTTTGATAATGATTTGGAACATAGTTTATTAGAAAAAGTCATTAATAGTTTAGAAAATCGTAAAAAAGGTGTTCCTGTACGATTAGTTTATGATGCTGAAATTGCACCAGATACGTTGAAATTTTTCTTGAAAAAATTACGATTAGACGAATATGATAGTATCAATCCGGGTGGAAAATATCACAACAAACGAGATTTGATGAGCTTTCCAAGTTTTGATATTCCTAATTTAACGTATGAAAAAATAAAGCCAATTATTCAGAAAAAACCTTTTGAATATAACAGTTATTTTCAAGCTTTTACGGAAAATGAAGAAATGATGATGGCGCCTTATCATGATTATTCTTTGTTGTTAAAATTTCTTCGTGAAGCCGCAATTGATCCGAAAGTAACCAAAATAAAAATTACTATTTATCGTGTTGCAAAAGATTCTCAAGTGATGCATTCATTGATAAACGCAGCAATGAACGGAAAAGAAGTAACTGCTGTTTTGGAACTTCGCGCGCGATTTGATGAATCCAATAATGCGATGTGGTCGAAAAAATTGCAAGAAGCTGGTGTGAATGTTATTTTTGGGGTTCCGGGACTGAAAGTACATTCGAAAATTGGTTATATCGAGCGTAAACCAGAAGGAATGTTGGCACAGAAATATGTGTTTATCAGTACAGGAAATTTTCATGCAGGAACAGCAAAAATTTATACAGATTATACGTATTTTACAACTAATCCGGGAATAACAAAGGATGTTGAACAGATTTTTAAATTTTTCGGAGCTAATTATTTGAACTTAACGTACAATCATTTATTGGTTTCACCTTATGGAACGCGTAAAAAAATTGTCAAGATGATTAAACGAGAAATCAAAAATCATCAAGCTGGTTTACCTGCAGAAATTAATATGAAACTGAACAGTTTAAGCGATAAACAAATCATTGATTTATTGTATAAAGCTTCTCAAAAAGGAGTAAAAGTTCGTTTGGTTGTGCGTGGAATTAATTGTTTGATTCCTGGAGTTAAAAATCTTTCCGAAAATATTGAATGTGTCAGCGTTATTGATAAATTTTTGGAACATCCACGTGTGTATTGGTTTAAGAATGCGGGTGATGACAAAGTATATATTTCGTCGGCAGATATGATGGAGCGTAATTTGGATAATCGTGTAGAAGTTGCGTGCCCGATTTACGATCATAAATTCAAAAAAATCGTTATGGATACGTTTAATTTGAGTTTTGAAGATAATGTAAAAGGTCGCCAAATAACGGCTGAATCTTCTTTAGAATACAAACGAAACAATAAAAAACCGAACCGCTCTCAGTTTACGACCTACGAATATTTTAAAAAATTAAACGAACAAGAAAATGAAGATTAG
- a CDS encoding SixA phosphatase family protein — protein MKNLFLMRHAKSKWNENVSDQFRSITEIGEFKTKKIANYIHQNFELKFDKIFSSKAVRAKETSLLVKPILFPNQTIHIEDDLYTFSHYLLDKWIRNLDNELQNVLIFGHNPAFTDITNQLGNDMIYNLSTSGFVWIQFDSDDWKSIQKGKTIKIILPKEIK, from the coding sequence ATGAAAAATTTGTTTTTAATGCGTCATGCAAAAAGTAAATGGAACGAAAATGTTTCAGATCAATTTCGTTCTATCACAGAGATTGGTGAATTCAAAACGAAGAAAATAGCGAATTATATTCATCAAAATTTTGAATTGAAATTTGATAAAATATTTTCGAGCAAAGCAGTTCGAGCAAAAGAAACTTCTCTACTTGTCAAACCTATTTTATTTCCTAATCAAACCATTCATATCGAAGATGATTTGTATACTTTTTCGCATTATTTATTAGACAAATGGATTAGAAATTTGGATAATGAATTGCAAAATGTTCTTATTTTTGGACATAATCCTGCGTTTACAGATATTACCAATCAGTTAGGAAATGATATGATTTACAATCTTTCGACTTCTGGATTTGTCTGGATACAGTTTGATTCTGATGATTGGAAATCGATACAAAAAGGAAAAACTATAAAAATAATTTTACCTAAAGAAATTAAATGA
- a CDS encoding acyl-CoA thioesterase yields the protein MSIENFKFFKPLEPRWSDFDPIGHVNNVFYFEYFQTGRAYYMMASSKKWQWTHHMFVIAHIEASYQKELRPNAIDPRIGVRVSKLGNKSFDFEYIVTSKSENGEDVIHCIGKSTQVMYDMEEKKSMELPDWVKNDFKNYEGNL from the coding sequence ATGAGTATAGAAAACTTTAAATTCTTTAAGCCTTTAGAACCACGTTGGAGCGATTTTGATCCAATTGGTCATGTAAATAACGTATTTTATTTCGAATATTTTCAGACTGGTAGAGCCTATTATATGATGGCTTCGAGCAAAAAATGGCAGTGGACGCATCACATGTTTGTTATTGCGCATATAGAAGCAAGTTACCAAAAAGAATTACGTCCAAATGCGATAGATCCTCGTATTGGTGTGCGTGTATCAAAATTAGGAAACAAGAGTTTCGATTTTGAATATATTGTCACAAGTAAAAGCGAAAATGGCGAAGATGTTATTCATTGTATCGGAAAAAGTACACAAGTAATGTACGATATGGAAGAGAAAAAATCAATGGAATTGCCAGATTGGGTAAAAAATGATTTTAAGAATTACGAAGGTAATCTTTAG
- a CDS encoding AI-2E family transporter, with product MNSNKHYLSNNILLQLAFIAIILLVFGLITKNLLAFFPGFLGALCLYVLLLNPLQWLVKVKKWNKLGSVIVLMISSAILIIGPLYLLIQMLTNKVMVLLNDTAQIKKDVNKIIEMLQIKFHIDVFSATNIEKITQVGGKLLEKTLNASMDMTVQLGVAFLILYFMLMNHQKLENWFYRTIPLKTSNLVKMNKDLKDLVISNAVGMPLTAFLQAIIAYIGYLIFGVDDAFTWFILTIFAAMLPVVGAALIYVPLGLFLLASGDTGQAIGLLIYCFVIVGLSDNLIRLVLQKKMADVHPLITIFGVIVGINLFGFIGIIFGPILFSVFFWLVKLYKYEFIDPNPED from the coding sequence ATGAACTCTAATAAACACTATCTTTCTAACAATATCTTGTTACAGTTAGCATTTATTGCAATAATACTTTTAGTTTTTGGATTAATTACCAAAAATCTTTTAGCATTTTTCCCTGGTTTTCTTGGCGCTTTATGTTTGTACGTTTTGCTCCTAAATCCTTTGCAATGGCTAGTTAAAGTAAAAAAATGGAACAAATTAGGAAGTGTAATTGTCTTAATGATTAGTAGTGCAATTCTAATTATAGGACCACTTTATTTATTAATTCAAATGTTAACGAATAAAGTAATGGTGCTATTAAATGACACAGCTCAAATTAAAAAAGATGTCAATAAAATTATTGAAATGTTGCAAATCAAATTTCATATTGATGTTTTTAGCGCAACAAATATTGAAAAAATAACACAAGTTGGAGGGAAATTATTAGAAAAAACACTGAATGCTTCAATGGATATGACAGTTCAGTTGGGTGTTGCTTTCCTTATTTTGTATTTTATGTTGATGAACCATCAAAAACTTGAAAATTGGTTTTACAGAACAATTCCGCTTAAAACAAGTAATTTAGTCAAAATGAACAAAGATTTGAAAGATTTAGTTATTTCAAATGCTGTCGGAATGCCATTAACAGCCTTTCTACAAGCAATAATTGCCTACATTGGATATCTTATATTTGGTGTAGATGATGCGTTTACTTGGTTTATTTTAACCATTTTTGCTGCAATGTTGCCTGTCGTTGGTGCCGCACTTATTTATGTACCTCTTGGACTATTTTTACTTGCAAGCGGTGATACAGGACAAGCGATCGGATTATTGATTTATTGTTTTGTTATTGTTGGATTATCAGACAATTTGATTCGTTTAGTTTTACAGAAAAAAATGGCGGATGTTCATCCATTAATTACTATTTTTGGAGTAATCGTTGGAATAAATTTATTCGGATTTATTGGAATTATTTTTGGACCAATCTTATTTTCAGTATTCTTTTGGTTAGTCAAATTGTACAAATACGAATTTATTGATCCAAATCCAGAAGATTAA
- a CDS encoding isoaspartyl peptidase/L-asparaginase family protein, whose amino-acid sequence MKKIVGLILSVLTMTTYAQTKQDKVVLVIHGGAGTILKKNMTPEKEKAYRDALAESLTKGYEVIKQGGESENAVIEAIKVMENSPLFNAGKGAVFTHEGKNELDASLMIGNTMQAGAVAGVTTIKNPILAAKAVLQNSAHVMMVGKGAEEFAQTQGLEIVDPSYFKTEERWNSLQKVLEKDKEKMELDHDAKTQAYVPFNFVDEKFGTVGAVALDNKGHISAGTSTGGMTNKRFGRVGDSPIIGAGTYANSEVGVSSTGWGEYFIKAVAAYDVAALMNYKKLSSKKAGEEVIKKIGDLGGDGGMIILDKNGQASFPFNTAGMYRGSITQSGKITIEIYQ is encoded by the coding sequence ATGAAAAAAATAGTTGGTTTAATCTTATCCGTTTTGACGATGACGACATATGCGCAAACGAAACAAGACAAAGTTGTTTTGGTAATTCATGGTGGTGCTGGTACAATTCTGAAAAAAAATATGACACCCGAAAAGGAAAAAGCATACCGAGATGCTTTAGCTGAATCTTTGACAAAAGGTTATGAAGTTATCAAACAAGGTGGCGAAAGTGAAAATGCGGTGATAGAGGCCATAAAAGTAATGGAAAATTCGCCTTTGTTTAATGCAGGAAAAGGAGCGGTTTTTACACATGAAGGTAAAAATGAATTAGACGCTTCGTTGATGATCGGAAATACAATGCAAGCTGGAGCTGTGGCTGGAGTTACAACGATTAAAAACCCTATTTTAGCAGCAAAAGCTGTTTTACAAAATTCTGCTCATGTAATGATGGTTGGAAAAGGTGCTGAAGAATTTGCTCAAACTCAAGGTTTAGAAATTGTTGATCCAAGTTATTTCAAAACGGAAGAACGCTGGAATTCTCTTCAAAAAGTTTTGGAAAAAGATAAAGAAAAAATGGAATTAGACCACGATGCTAAAACACAAGCGTATGTTCCATTCAATTTTGTTGACGAAAAATTTGGTACAGTTGGCGCAGTTGCTTTGGATAACAAAGGTCATATCTCGGCAGGAACTTCGACGGGCGGAATGACAAACAAACGTTTTGGGCGTGTTGGTGATTCGCCAATTATCGGAGCTGGAACCTATGCAAATAGCGAAGTTGGTGTTTCGAGTACAGGTTGGGGCGAATATTTTATTAAAGCTGTTGCGGCATATGATGTTGCAGCTTTGATGAATTACAAAAAACTTTCTTCGAAAAAAGCTGGTGAAGAAGTTATCAAAAAAATTGGTGATTTAGGTGGCGATGGCGGAATGATTATTTTAGATAAAAATGGTCAAGCAAGTTTTCCTTTTAACACTGCCGGAATGTATCGCGGAAGTATTACGCAATCAGGTAAGATAACTATCGAAATTTATCAATAA
- a CDS encoding acetyl-CoA hydrolase/transferase family protein produces MKYTSATEAVKEIKSGDRVYVHAAAATPTFLVSELSKRAHELRDIEFCHIHTSGNAEYANPAYKDSFFVNSFFLGANVRHTIKEGNGSYLPIFFSEMGKVIRTELNVDVVLIQISEPDSHGYCSLGTSVENIRAAIETSRVVIAQVNKYMPRTFGDGILHISTITHLVEHHQPLDILDNGNITDEEAKIGNYIAELIEDKSCLQLGIGSIPNAVLNNLKNHKGLGIHTELFSDGIVPLVKSGVITGEHKKLLKGKIVSTLAHGSQLLYDFIDDNPGVEMRDASFTNDPAKISQNNRMVSINSAIEVDVTGQVSADSIGSRIFSGVGGQVDFIYGSSLSKGGKSIIALTSTTAKGANKIVPFLKQGAGIVTTRAHVNYIVTEYGVANLFGKNIRQRVKAMAEIAHPDFREQIEKEYFEAISS; encoded by the coding sequence ATGAAATATACTTCTGCAACAGAAGCTGTAAAAGAAATCAAATCTGGCGATCGTGTTTACGTTCATGCAGCTGCGGCTACGCCTACATTTTTGGTGTCAGAATTATCGAAGAGAGCGCATGAATTGAGAGATATAGAATTTTGTCATATTCATACAAGTGGAAATGCAGAATATGCAAATCCTGCTTATAAAGACTCATTTTTTGTCAATTCTTTTTTCTTAGGTGCTAATGTTCGTCACACGATCAAAGAAGGAAATGGTTCGTATTTACCGATTTTCTTTAGCGAAATGGGAAAAGTGATTCGAACTGAATTGAATGTTGATGTTGTTTTAATTCAGATTTCTGAGCCAGATTCTCATGGTTATTGTTCTTTAGGGACTTCTGTGGAGAATATTAGAGCGGCAATTGAGACTTCTCGTGTGGTTATTGCGCAAGTGAACAAATATATGCCACGCACATTTGGTGACGGAATTTTACATATTTCGACTATCACGCATTTAGTAGAACATCATCAACCGTTAGATATCTTGGATAATGGAAATATTACAGATGAAGAAGCTAAAATTGGGAATTATATTGCTGAATTAATTGAAGATAAAAGTTGTTTACAATTAGGGATTGGTTCTATTCCAAATGCAGTTTTGAATAATTTGAAGAATCATAAAGGTTTAGGAATTCATACCGAATTATTTTCAGATGGAATTGTTCCATTGGTTAAATCTGGCGTGATTACAGGCGAACACAAAAAATTATTAAAAGGTAAAATTGTTTCGACTTTAGCGCATGGTTCACAATTATTGTATGATTTTATTGATGATAATCCTGGCGTAGAAATGCGCGATGCTTCTTTTACAAATGATCCTGCTAAGATTAGTCAGAACAATAGAATGGTTTCGATTAATTCGGCTATTGAGGTAGATGTTACGGGACAAGTAAGTGCAGATTCAATTGGTTCGCGAATATTTTCTGGTGTTGGAGGACAAGTTGATTTTATATACGGATCATCTTTAAGTAAAGGTGGAAAATCGATCATTGCATTAACGTCAACAACAGCAAAAGGTGCAAATAAAATAGTACCATTCCTAAAACAAGGTGCGGGAATTGTGACGACAAGAGCACATGTAAATTATATTGTAACGGAATATGGTGTTGCAAATTTATTCGGAAAAAATATTCGACAACGTGTAAAAGCAATGGCTGAAATTGCGCATCCAGATTTTAGAGAACAAATCGAAAAAGAATATTTTGAAGCGATTTCTTCTTAA